From the Leptospira biflexa serovar Patoc strain 'Patoc 1 (Paris)' genome, one window contains:
- the hfq gene encoding RNA chaperone Hfq, whose product MSAKNNIQDQLLNTARKEKIDLTIYLLNGVPLKGKVVSFDNFTIILENENKQNLVYKHAISTIIPAKPIKLHSEETPKEAGGV is encoded by the coding sequence ATGTCGGCAAAAAATAACATCCAAGACCAACTTTTAAATACAGCAAGAAAAGAGAAAATTGATCTCACCATCTACCTGTTAAATGGAGTGCCCTTAAAAGGAAAGGTTGTCAGTTTTGACAATTTCACCATCATTTTAGAAAACGAAAACAAACAGAATTTGGTCTATAAACATGCCATTTCGACTATCATCCCAGCAAAACCAATCAAACTTCATAGCGAGGAAACTCCAAAGGAAGCGGGTGGAGTATAA